A region of Streptomyces sp. TG1A-60 DNA encodes the following proteins:
- a CDS encoding MarR family transcriptional regulator, whose product MTTPDADGGLLAEQLLRLTRRVHRIQKHHLQQRGLEITPAQSRLLRTLAHYDTPPRMADLAERLEVVPRAVTTLVDALEESGRVRRAPDPTNRRVIRIEVTDEGRKVLRELHHARRSAAEEILAPLSGEQRNVLGGLLDTLVDGAPVPSADGAPVAERRC is encoded by the coding sequence ATGACCACCCCCGACGCCGACGGCGGTCTGCTCGCCGAGCAGTTGCTGCGGCTCACACGCCGCGTGCACCGCATCCAGAAGCACCACCTCCAGCAGCGCGGGTTGGAGATCACCCCGGCTCAGTCACGGCTGCTGCGCACCCTCGCGCACTACGACACGCCGCCGCGCATGGCCGATCTGGCGGAGCGACTGGAGGTCGTGCCCCGGGCCGTGACGACTCTGGTCGACGCCCTGGAGGAGAGCGGACGGGTGCGCCGGGCGCCCGATCCCACCAACCGGCGGGTGATCCGGATAGAGGTCACGGACGAGGGCCGGAAGGTCCTGCGGGAGCTGCACCATGCCCGGCGGTCGGCGGCGGAGGAGATCCTGGCGCCTCTGTCGGGCGAGCAGCGGAACGTGCTCGGCGGTCTGCTCGACACCCTGGTGGACGGGGCACCGGTGCCGTCGGCCGACGGTGCGCCTGTGGCCGAGCGGCGCTGCTGA
- a CDS encoding ABC transporter ATP-binding protein has translation MRPDHEPRWVPPGDSKDQPRQVRRILELFRPYRGRLAIVGLLVGAASLASVATPFLLKEILDTAIPEGRTGLLGLLALGMILSAVLTSIFGVLQTLISTTVGQHVMHDLRTAVYGRLQRMSLAFFTRTRTGEVQSRIANDIGGMQATVTSTATSLVSNVTSVVATVVAMVALDWRLTVVTLLLLPLFVWISRRVGDERKKITAQRQNQMAGMAATVTESLSVSGILLGRTMGRADSLTKSFAAESEQLVDLEVRVNMAGRWRMAIITVVMSAMPAVIYWTAGVALQLGGPSVSVGTLVAFVSLQQNLFRPTVSLLSTGVQIQASLALFQRIFEYLDLPTEITEPENAVHLDQVKGEVRFENVEFRYDGKGAPILDGIDLTIPSGGSLAVVGPTGAGKSTLGLLVPRLYDATGGRVTLDGVDVRDLDFDTLARGVGVVSQETYLFHASVADNLRFAKPDATDEELYAAARAAQIHDHIASLPDGYDTVVGERGHRFSGGEKQRLAIARTVLRDPPVLILDEATSALDTRTEHAVQEAIDALSANRTTLTIAHRLSTVRGADQIVVLDSGRAVERGTHEELLERDGRYAALVRRDARLKPGRETAQVPKMEPTR, from the coding sequence ATGCGTCCCGACCACGAACCCCGCTGGGTACCGCCCGGCGACTCCAAGGATCAGCCCCGGCAGGTACGCCGCATCCTGGAACTCTTCCGTCCCTATCGAGGCCGGCTGGCGATCGTCGGTCTGCTTGTCGGCGCCGCGTCGCTCGCGTCGGTCGCCACCCCCTTCCTCCTGAAGGAGATCCTCGACACCGCGATCCCCGAGGGTCGCACAGGCCTGCTCGGTCTGCTCGCGCTCGGCATGATCCTGAGCGCGGTGCTCACCAGCATCTTCGGTGTCCTGCAGACACTGATCTCCACGACTGTCGGTCAGCACGTGATGCACGATCTGCGCACCGCCGTCTACGGTCGGCTGCAGCGCATGTCGCTGGCCTTCTTCACCCGAACCCGCACCGGCGAGGTCCAGTCCCGCATCGCCAACGACATCGGCGGTATGCAGGCGACCGTCACCTCCACGGCCACCTCCCTGGTCTCCAACGTCACCAGCGTGGTCGCCACTGTCGTCGCCATGGTCGCCCTGGACTGGCGGCTCACCGTGGTCACCCTGCTTCTGCTGCCGCTGTTCGTGTGGATAAGCCGCCGGGTCGGCGACGAGCGCAAGAAGATCACCGCCCAACGCCAGAACCAGATGGCCGGCATGGCCGCCACGGTCACCGAGTCCCTCTCCGTCAGCGGCATCCTGCTCGGCCGCACGATGGGCCGCGCCGACTCGCTCACCAAGTCCTTCGCCGCGGAGTCCGAGCAACTGGTCGACCTGGAGGTCAGGGTGAACATGGCCGGGCGCTGGCGCATGGCCATCATCACCGTCGTCATGTCCGCCATGCCCGCCGTCATCTACTGGACCGCCGGCGTCGCTCTCCAGCTCGGCGGGCCGTCCGTCTCGGTCGGCACGCTCGTCGCCTTCGTCTCGCTCCAGCAGAACCTGTTCCGGCCGACCGTGAGCCTGCTGTCCACCGGCGTCCAGATCCAGGCCTCGCTCGCCCTCTTCCAGCGCATCTTCGAGTACCTCGACCTGCCGACAGAGATCACCGAGCCCGAGAACGCGGTCCACCTCGACCAGGTGAAGGGCGAAGTCCGCTTCGAGAACGTCGAGTTCCGCTACGACGGCAAGGGCGCGCCCATCCTCGACGGCATCGACCTCACCATCCCTTCCGGCGGCAGCCTCGCCGTCGTCGGTCCGACCGGCGCCGGAAAGTCCACCCTCGGCCTCCTGGTGCCGAGGCTGTACGACGCCACGGGCGGCCGGGTCACGCTCGACGGGGTCGACGTGCGCGACCTGGACTTCGACACGCTGGCCCGCGGCGTCGGCGTCGTCTCGCAGGAGACGTATCTCTTCCACGCCTCCGTCGCCGACAACCTGCGCTTCGCCAAGCCGGACGCCACCGACGAGGAGCTGTACGCGGCGGCGCGGGCGGCCCAGATCCACGACCACATCGCGTCCCTGCCCGACGGCTACGACACGGTCGTCGGCGAACGCGGCCACCGCTTCTCCGGTGGTGAGAAGCAGCGCCTCGCCATCGCCCGCACCGTCCTGCGCGACCCGCCGGTCCTCATCCTCGACGAGGCGACCAGCGCCCTGGACACCCGCACCGAGCACGCGGTGCAGGAGGCCATCGACGCGCTCTCGGCCAACCGCACCACCCTCACCATCGCGCACCGGCTCTCCACCGTCCGGGGTGCGGACCAGATCGTGGTCCTCGACTCCGGCCGCGCGGTCGAACGCGGTACGCACGAGGAACTGCTGGAGAGGGACGGCCGGTACGCGGCGCTCGTGCGGCGGGACGCACGGCTGAAGCCGGGCCGGGAGACGGCTCAGGTGCCGAAAATGGAGCCGACAAGATGA
- the mltG gene encoding endolytic transglycosylase MltG yields the protein MHMNTPPRSTIRLTRRGRAALIATGAVVAATAVAVPLLSVGSGDGEAERPTSLVIPEGWRSAQVYEAVDKALALPAGSAKKSLAKAKLTLPADAEGNPEGYFFPATYPLAGKATPESLLTSMVETANKKFNGGQVTAGAQRNAMNVYQAVTIASIVQAEAADKADMSKVARVVFNRLERGMPLQMDSTLNYALDRSTLDTSVEDTKIDSPYNSYQRMGLPPTPIANPGEEAMRAAINPTPGDWVYFVTVKPGDTRFTADYEEHLRNVAEFNESRKKPTATAGASTAPPAQAAG from the coding sequence ATGCATATGAACACTCCGCCACGGAGCACGATTCGACTGACGCGTCGGGGCCGGGCCGCCCTCATCGCGACCGGCGCCGTCGTGGCGGCCACCGCCGTGGCGGTGCCGCTGCTGAGCGTCGGCAGCGGCGACGGCGAGGCCGAACGCCCCACGTCACTGGTGATCCCGGAAGGCTGGCGCTCCGCCCAGGTCTACGAAGCGGTCGACAAGGCCCTCGCCCTGCCCGCCGGGTCCGCCAAGAAGTCCCTGGCCAAGGCCAAGCTGACCCTCCCGGCCGACGCCGAGGGCAATCCGGAGGGCTATTTCTTCCCGGCGACGTACCCCTTGGCGGGGAAGGCGACCCCGGAGTCCCTGCTGACATCCATGGTCGAGACCGCGAACAAGAAGTTCAACGGCGGTCAGGTCACGGCCGGCGCCCAGCGCAACGCCATGAACGTCTACCAGGCGGTCACCATCGCGAGCATCGTCCAGGCCGAGGCGGCCGACAAGGCCGACATGAGCAAGGTGGCCCGGGTCGTCTTCAACCGGCTGGAGCGCGGCATGCCGTTGCAGATGGACTCCACCCTCAACTACGCGCTGGACCGCTCGACGCTGGACACCAGCGTCGAGGACACGAAGATCGACAGCCCCTACAACTCGTACCAGCGGATGGGTCTGCCGCCCACGCCGATCGCCAACCCGGGCGAGGAGGCGATGCGTGCCGCGATCAACCCGACGCCGGGGGACTGGGTGTACTTCGTCACGGTCAAGCCGGGCGACACCCGCTTCACGGCGGACTACGAGGAACACCTGCGCAACGTCGCCGAGTTCAACGAAAGCCGGAAGAAGCCCACGGCCACCGCCGGGGCGAGTACAGCGCCTCCCGCGCAGGCGGCCGGCTGA
- a CDS encoding NAD(P)-binding domain-containing protein produces MNNVREVEVVVIGAGQAGLSSAYHLRRSGSEPERDFVVLDHSPGPGGAWQFRWPSLTYGKVHGMYALPGMELMGADPARPSSEVIGEYFATYERTFDLRVRRPVGVHAVRAGEGGRLLVETSDGMWSTRALINATGTWDRPFWPRYPGQETFRGRQLHTAQYPGPEGLAGLRVVVVGGGASGTQHLLEIAPYAAGTTWVTRRPPVFREGPFDEGAGRSAVAMVEERVRQGLPPKSVVSVTGLPLNDAIRQGIVDGVLDRLPMFDRITPEGVAWDDGRRVDADVILWATGFRAAVDHLAPLRLRESGGGIRVDGTRAVADPRIHLVGYGPSASTIGANRAGRAAVRDIRRLLADEPAAA; encoded by the coding sequence GTGAACAACGTGCGCGAGGTCGAGGTGGTCGTCATAGGCGCTGGTCAGGCCGGTCTGTCCAGCGCCTATCACCTGCGGCGATCCGGTTCCGAGCCGGAGCGCGACTTCGTGGTGCTCGACCACTCCCCCGGCCCGGGCGGCGCCTGGCAGTTCCGCTGGCCGTCGCTGACATACGGCAAGGTGCACGGGATGTACGCGCTGCCCGGCATGGAGCTGATGGGCGCGGATCCGGCGCGCCCGTCCTCCGAGGTCATCGGGGAGTACTTCGCGACGTACGAACGCACCTTCGACCTGCGGGTGCGGCGGCCGGTGGGTGTCCACGCGGTGCGTGCGGGCGAGGGCGGGCGACTGCTGGTGGAGACCTCGGACGGTATGTGGTCGACGCGGGCGCTGATCAACGCGACGGGCACCTGGGACCGGCCGTTCTGGCCGCGCTATCCCGGTCAGGAGACCTTCCGGGGGCGGCAGTTGCACACCGCGCAGTACCCGGGGCCGGAGGGGTTAGCGGGACTGCGGGTGGTCGTGGTGGGCGGGGGTGCGTCCGGGACGCAGCATCTGCTGGAGATCGCCCCGTACGCCGCCGGGACGACGTGGGTGACGAGGCGTCCGCCGGTCTTCCGCGAGGGGCCGTTCGACGAAGGGGCGGGGCGATCGGCCGTCGCCATGGTGGAGGAGCGGGTGCGGCAGGGGCTGCCGCCGAAGAGTGTCGTGTCGGTGACGGGGCTGCCGCTCAACGACGCGATCCGGCAGGGCATCGTGGACGGCGTCCTGGACCGGCTGCCGATGTTCGACCGGATCACGCCCGAGGGCGTGGCATGGGACGACGGCCGCCGCGTGGACGCCGACGTCATCCTCTGGGCGACCGGCTTCCGCGCCGCCGTCGACCATCTGGCCCCGCTGCGACTTCGCGAGTCCGGCGGCGGCATCCGCGTCGACGGCACCCGCGCGGTCGCCGACCCCCGGATCCACCTGGTCGGTTACGGCCCGTCGGCCAGCACCATCGGCGCCAACCGCGCGGGCCGTGCGGCGGTGCGGGACATCAGGCGACTGCTGGCGGACGAGCCGGCCGCCGCCTGA
- a CDS encoding secondary thiamine-phosphate synthase enzyme YjbQ encodes MADTFTTRTIDVRTGSTETVHDLTDACASFLQEVAAGRDGLLNVFTPHATAGLAVIETGAGSDDDLLAALHQLLPADDRWQHRHGSPGHGRDHVLPAIVPPHATLPVIGGRLELGTWQSVVLVDTNRDNPQRKVRLSFLG; translated from the coding sequence ATGGCTGACACGTTCACTACGCGGACCATCGACGTGCGGACAGGCTCCACGGAGACCGTCCACGACCTGACCGACGCGTGCGCGTCGTTCCTCCAGGAAGTGGCCGCCGGGCGGGACGGACTCCTGAATGTCTTCACGCCCCATGCAACGGCGGGCCTGGCCGTAATCGAGACCGGAGCGGGCAGTGATGACGACCTCCTGGCCGCCCTCCACCAGCTCCTCCCGGCGGACGACCGGTGGCAGCATCGGCACGGCTCCCCCGGCCATGGCCGGGACCATGTACTCCCGGCCATCGTCCCGCCCCACGCCACGCTCCCGGTCATCGGTGGCCGCTTGGAACTGGGGACCTGGCAATCCGTAGTCCTGGTGGACACCAACCGGGACAACCCCCAGCGCAAGGTCCGACTGTCCTTCCTGGGGTGA
- a CDS encoding HTH domain-containing protein, producing the protein MAKLKADGQPVNGTTYAKLVGVSGRTARRDLQALAA; encoded by the coding sequence GTGGCCAAGCTGAAGGCAGACGGCCAGCCGGTCAACGGCACCACGTACGCCAAGCTGGTGGGCGTGTCCGGCCGGACGGCCCGCCGGGACCTCCAAGCCCTGGCCGCCTAA
- a CDS encoding enoyl-CoA hydratase-related protein: MNTLKIERHDRVVTVRLHRPHVLNALSSDLLAELLDVLRPLDRDPDVGCFVVTGSEKIFAAGADIKEMAGKSAVDMAAEDYFAGWEEFAGFRTPKIAAVNGYALGGGCELAMMCDLIIAGESAVFGQPEIKLGVIPGIGGTQRLTRLVGRAKAMDLILTGRTMDAGEAEASGLVSRVVPDDRVLTEATEAAATVASYGRPAVTAARESVDRALETGLRDGLLFERRVFHALFSTEDQREGMSAFMEKRAPVFKGC, from the coding sequence ATGAACACCCTCAAGATCGAACGCCATGACCGCGTCGTCACGGTACGACTCCACCGGCCGCACGTCCTGAACGCCCTCAGCAGCGATCTGCTGGCCGAACTCCTCGACGTACTCCGCCCGTTGGACCGTGACCCGGACGTCGGCTGCTTCGTCGTCACCGGTTCGGAGAAGATCTTCGCGGCCGGTGCCGACATCAAGGAGATGGCCGGGAAGTCGGCCGTGGACATGGCCGCGGAGGACTACTTCGCGGGCTGGGAGGAGTTCGCCGGGTTCCGAACGCCGAAGATCGCGGCGGTCAACGGCTATGCGCTGGGCGGCGGTTGCGAACTCGCGATGATGTGCGACCTGATCATCGCGGGCGAGTCGGCGGTCTTCGGCCAGCCGGAGATCAAGCTCGGCGTGATCCCCGGCATCGGCGGCACTCAGCGGCTCACCCGCCTGGTCGGCCGTGCCAAGGCCATGGACCTGATCCTCACGGGCCGCACGATGGACGCCGGCGAGGCGGAGGCCTCGGGCCTGGTGTCGCGGGTGGTCCCGGACGACCGCGTCCTCACCGAGGCCACGGAAGCCGCCGCGACCGTCGCCTCTTACGGCCGCCCGGCCGTCACGGCCGCCCGCGAGTCGGTCGACCGGGCCCTGGAGACCGGTCTGCGCGACGGGCTTCTTTTCGAGCGGCGCGTGTTCCATGCGCTGTTCTCGACGGAGGACCAGAGGGAGGGGATGAGCGCGTTCATGGAGAAGAGGGCGCCTGTTTTCAAGGGGTGCTGA
- a CDS encoding amino acid adenylation domain-containing protein: protein MPLSHLSLQDRAMFWQFGQGPEVRVPDPLVHHAVERRATAAPHAVAAEHQGTTITYGELNRRADRLAARLVREGVRPGDHVGLFVRRSIPMLVGLLGTLKAGAAYVPQDIGLTPAAQLRHVIRTAGTRVVLTQSEHTLRVPPADAGHRLITLDDDLANLSTEGPVRLERPVRPDDGCYVLFTSGTTGKPNGVKVTHRNVANILLTEPGGLGIRPGDRVAQLLNIAFDMAAWEILGCLAHGGTLVVRGKDVAAAARTADVLIATPTVLSGIDPAGCPHVRTVAVAGEPCPRPLADAWARRSAFHNSCGPTETTIVNTMRHHHVDDALLTIGRPTPNNTVYVLDEHRRALPIGEVGEMWAGGDCVSAGYLNNEALNAERYALDPFLGGGHRMFRTRDLGRWTPDGELEHLGRTDDQVKVRGFRVELDSVSSVLESVAGCSRAVTLKRDARTLISFVCPADVDPDTARRAVADVLPYYCVPATVLPVAAMPETDRGKVDRAALLRLAAEREEAARNAARAVTVHSEGAPLLPVSAVREGAT, encoded by the coding sequence ATGCCCCTGAGCCATCTGTCCCTCCAAGACAGGGCCATGTTCTGGCAGTTCGGCCAAGGTCCTGAAGTCCGCGTCCCCGACCCCCTCGTCCACCACGCCGTCGAACGGCGGGCCACCGCCGCGCCGCACGCAGTCGCCGCCGAGCACCAGGGCACGACGATCACGTACGGCGAGCTGAACCGTCGTGCCGACCGGCTCGCGGCCAGACTCGTACGGGAGGGCGTACGGCCCGGCGATCACGTCGGCCTCTTCGTACGCCGCTCCATCCCGATGCTCGTCGGACTGCTCGGCACGCTGAAGGCCGGCGCCGCGTACGTCCCGCAGGACATCGGCCTCACCCCCGCCGCCCAGCTGCGGCACGTCATCCGCACCGCCGGAACCCGGGTCGTCCTCACTCAGTCGGAGCACACGCTGCGGGTGCCTCCGGCTGACGCCGGACACCGGCTGATCACGCTCGACGACGATCTCGCCAACCTCTCCACGGAAGGGCCGGTCCGTCTCGAGCGGCCCGTACGCCCCGACGACGGGTGCTACGTCCTGTTCACCTCCGGCACGACCGGCAAGCCCAACGGGGTGAAGGTCACCCACCGCAACGTCGCGAACATCCTCCTCACCGAGCCCGGTGGCCTGGGCATCCGCCCCGGTGACCGGGTCGCCCAGCTCCTCAACATCGCCTTCGACATGGCCGCTTGGGAGATCCTCGGCTGTCTCGCCCACGGCGGCACGCTCGTCGTCCGCGGCAAGGACGTCGCGGCGGCGGCCCGTACGGCGGACGTGCTGATCGCGACGCCGACGGTGCTGTCCGGGATCGACCCGGCGGGCTGCCCCCATGTGCGGACGGTGGCGGTCGCGGGCGAGCCGTGCCCGCGCCCGCTCGCGGACGCCTGGGCCCGGCGGTCCGCCTTCCACAACTCCTGCGGGCCCACGGAGACGACGATCGTCAACACGATGCGCCACCACCACGTGGACGACGCACTGCTCACGATCGGCCGCCCCACCCCCAACAACACGGTGTACGTCCTCGATGAGCACCGGCGTGCGCTGCCCATCGGGGAGGTCGGCGAGATGTGGGCCGGGGGCGACTGCGTATCGGCGGGCTACTTGAACAACGAGGCGCTGAACGCCGAGCGGTACGCCCTCGACCCCTTCCTCGGCGGCGGGCACCGCATGTTCCGTACCCGCGACCTCGGCCGCTGGACGCCAGACGGCGAACTCGAGCATCTGGGCCGTACCGACGACCAGGTCAAGGTCCGCGGCTTCCGCGTGGAACTCGACTCCGTCTCCTCGGTGCTGGAATCGGTGGCGGGCTGCTCCCGCGCCGTCACGCTCAAGCGGGACGCCCGCACCCTGATCTCCTTCGTCTGCCCGGCCGACGTCGACCCGGACACGGCCCGGCGCGCGGTGGCCGACGTACTGCCGTACTACTGCGTGCCGGCCACGGTCCTCCCGGTGGCCGCTATGCCGGAGACGGACCGGGGCAAGGTCGACCGGGCGGCACTGCTGCGGCTGGCGGCGGAGCGGGAGGAGGCCGCGCGGAACGCCGCGCGGGCGGTGACGGTTCATAGCGAGGGAGCTCCCCTGCTGCCGGTGTCGGCGGTGCGAGAGGGGGCGACCTGA
- a CDS encoding extracellular solute-binding protein, whose amino-acid sequence MLGAAGCAAPSFGVEGETRLRYWHLFGGGDGANMTALVDAFAREHPEIDLEATQLQWGTPYYTKLGMAGAGGRAPEVAVLHLARLAGFGPGRLLDSFDLDLLRELGVRADQFPEDIFKRGSVGGQQYAIPLDTHPMVLYYNTDVCAKAGLLGDGRQLQPLRSAREFMDALRAAKEATGAPGLSAETTGPDCVTPWRLFATFYSQLGGTVLSADGKRLTLDDAKALEILEFMARLTADGLMVRRVDYPGSIGVFNAGKTAFHLNGEWEVSTFTTVELPFSMTRVPALFGRPTAQADCHSFVLPHQDGRSGGAKEAAHTFVAWMLEHSVDWAKGGHVPAYLPALTRPDYLELEPQSAYRSVIDDVVLDQPAWFAGSASPMWIQLGAVFSGVLTGSRTPSGALREARKRLRKLLDTPDPLGGGHSVGDALGSEPLVSEGGAA is encoded by the coding sequence GTGCTGGGCGCGGCGGGGTGTGCCGCGCCCTCCTTCGGTGTCGAGGGGGAGACCCGGCTGCGTTACTGGCACCTCTTCGGCGGGGGCGACGGGGCCAACATGACCGCGCTGGTCGACGCGTTCGCCAGGGAGCACCCTGAGATCGACCTGGAGGCGACCCAGCTTCAGTGGGGTACGCCGTACTACACGAAGCTGGGCATGGCTGGGGCCGGAGGACGGGCGCCCGAGGTCGCGGTGCTCCATCTGGCGCGGCTGGCGGGGTTCGGGCCCGGGCGGCTCCTCGACTCCTTCGACCTGGACCTGCTGCGTGAACTGGGCGTGAGAGCCGACCAGTTTCCCGAGGACATCTTCAAGCGCGGCTCGGTCGGCGGGCAGCAGTATGCGATCCCGCTCGACACCCACCCCATGGTGCTCTACTACAACACCGACGTCTGCGCGAAGGCCGGGCTGCTCGGCGACGGTCGGCAGCTGCAACCCCTGCGCAGCGCGAGGGAGTTCATGGATGCCCTGCGCGCGGCGAAGGAGGCCACGGGCGCGCCCGGGCTGAGCGCCGAGACGACCGGACCGGACTGCGTCACGCCCTGGCGGCTGTTCGCCACCTTCTACTCGCAGCTGGGTGGCACGGTTCTGTCCGCGGACGGCAAACGCCTCACGCTCGACGACGCCAAGGCCCTGGAGATCCTCGAGTTCATGGCCCGGCTCACGGCGGACGGGCTGATGGTGCGTCGCGTCGACTACCCCGGCTCCATCGGGGTGTTCAACGCAGGCAAGACCGCCTTCCATCTAAACGGCGAGTGGGAGGTGTCGACTTTCACCACCGTCGAGCTGCCGTTCTCCATGACCCGCGTACCCGCCCTGTTCGGGCGTCCCACCGCCCAGGCAGACTGCCACTCCTTCGTACTCCCGCACCAGGACGGCCGCTCGGGCGGGGCGAAAGAGGCGGCTCACACCTTCGTCGCCTGGATGCTCGAGCACTCCGTGGACTGGGCCAAGGGCGGCCACGTCCCCGCGTATCTGCCCGCACTGACGCGACCGGACTATCTGGAACTGGAGCCGCAGTCCGCGTACCGGTCCGTCATCGACGACGTGGTCCTCGACCAGCCAGCCTGGTTCGCGGGCTCGGCCTCGCCGATGTGGATCCAGCTGGGCGCGGTCTTCTCGGGCGTACTCACCGGATCGCGCACGCCGTCGGGCGCCCTGCGCGAGGCGAGGAAGCGGCTGCGAAAGCTGCTCGACACGCCCGATCCTCTCGGCGGTGGTCACTCCGTCGGCGACGCGCTCGGCAGTGAGCCACTCGTCAGCGAAGGAGGTGCAGCGTGA
- a CDS encoding sugar ABC transporter permease, whose product MVPVQAEQAAAKPVTVRRKWTEHGLVFIAPFFLTYALFLLWPLVSGIGMSLRSDNITGEGGEFVGFDNYTEAFQDPDVWSSLWNTIWFTVLSTVPLVVMGLIFALLSHHLRFVQWLWRLSWFAPFLLPSGVIGLLFLWVIFPSDFGFADQLLAWFGLHPGIGWLTDERYAMLSIVAATVWWTVGFNFLLYLAALQSIPQHLYEAAELDGAGAWQRLRHVTLPMLKRTTGVVLVLQILASLKIFDQVYIMTGGGPDDSTRPILQYVYQSGFTGYRIGYASAVSYLFFALIVIVSLVQLRLSRRRGESA is encoded by the coding sequence ATCGTCCCGGTCCAGGCGGAGCAGGCGGCGGCGAAACCCGTCACCGTACGCCGCAAGTGGACCGAGCACGGCCTGGTGTTCATCGCCCCCTTCTTCCTCACCTATGCGCTCTTCCTGCTCTGGCCGCTGGTTTCCGGCATCGGGATGAGCCTGCGCAGCGACAACATCACCGGCGAGGGAGGGGAGTTCGTCGGCTTCGACAACTACACGGAGGCATTCCAGGACCCCGACGTCTGGTCGTCGCTGTGGAACACGATCTGGTTCACGGTCCTGTCCACGGTCCCGTTGGTGGTGATGGGCCTGATCTTCGCCCTGCTCTCGCACCATCTGCGGTTCGTCCAATGGCTGTGGCGGCTCTCGTGGTTCGCGCCCTTCCTCCTGCCGTCGGGCGTGATCGGCCTGCTCTTCCTCTGGGTGATCTTCCCTTCCGACTTCGGCTTCGCAGACCAGCTGCTCGCCTGGTTCGGCCTGCACCCGGGGATCGGCTGGCTGACGGACGAGCGGTACGCGATGCTGTCGATCGTGGCAGCCACCGTCTGGTGGACGGTCGGCTTCAACTTCCTTCTCTACCTCGCCGCGTTGCAGTCGATCCCTCAACACCTTTATGAGGCGGCGGAGTTGGACGGGGCGGGCGCGTGGCAACGGCTGCGGCATGTGACCCTCCCCATGCTGAAGCGCACCACGGGAGTCGTCCTGGTTCTCCAGATCCTGGCCTCCCTCAAGATCTTCGACCAGGTGTACATCATGACCGGCGGCGGTCCCGACGACTCGACCCGCCCGATCCTCCAGTACGTCTACCAGTCCGGCTTCACCGGTTACCGCATCGGCTACGCCTCGGCGGTCTCGTACCTCTTCTTCGCCCTGATCGTGATCGTGTCGCTGGTGCAGCTGCGGTTGTCGCGGCGTAGAGGGGAGTCGGCATGA
- a CDS encoding carbohydrate ABC transporter permease: MSALPSTDEGRKARWTPGRWVMLAAALLLTVVWVLPLAWALATSFKPEGEATRTPLRWLGSHFTFDAYQRVWEAGDIGRWMFNTAYISVMTTILTVVLCAMAAYGFSRTEFRGRKVLYAVVLAGIMVPPQVLMAPLFAEMVQLGLVDTYWGVILPQVAVPAMVFILVKFFDGVPRELEEAAFVDGAGRWRVFWTIVMPLSRPVLAAVGIFTFISTWNNFLWPFLVTTDPGGMTLPVGLVNVQTSYGLRYEQMMASVVIAGLPLLIVFALFQRQIVRGVAHTGLAGQ, encoded by the coding sequence ATGAGCGCGTTACCGTCAACGGACGAGGGCCGCAAGGCCCGTTGGACTCCAGGCCGCTGGGTCATGCTGGCCGCGGCCCTGCTCCTGACGGTGGTGTGGGTCCTCCCCCTGGCGTGGGCCCTGGCGACGTCCTTCAAACCCGAAGGCGAGGCGACACGGACGCCCCTGCGCTGGCTCGGCTCCCACTTCACCTTCGACGCGTACCAGAGGGTGTGGGAGGCGGGCGATATCGGCCGCTGGATGTTCAACACGGCGTACATCTCGGTGATGACGACGATCCTGACGGTTGTGCTGTGCGCGATGGCGGCGTACGGCTTCTCACGCACGGAGTTCCGTGGCCGCAAGGTGCTGTACGCCGTCGTCCTGGCCGGAATCATGGTCCCGCCCCAGGTCTTGATGGCCCCGTTGTTCGCGGAAATGGTGCAGCTGGGCCTGGTCGACACGTACTGGGGTGTGATCCTGCCCCAAGTCGCCGTGCCCGCCATGGTGTTCATCCTGGTCAAGTTCTTCGACGGCGTCCCCCGCGAACTGGAGGAGGCGGCCTTCGTCGACGGCGCCGGCCGCTGGCGTGTCTTCTGGACGATCGTGATGCCCCTGTCCCGTCCGGTCCTGGCGGCGGTCGGCATCTTCACATTCATCTCCACCTGGAACAACTTCCTCTGGCCGTTCCTGGTGACCACGGACCCGGGCGGCATGACGCTCCCGGTGGGCCTGGTCAACGTCCAGACCTCCTACGGCCTGCGATACGAGCAGATGATGGCGTCGGTCGTCATCGCGGGCCTGCCACTGCTGATCGTTTTCGCGCTGTTCCAGCGGCAGATCGTGCGGGGGGTGGCGCATACGGGGCTGGCGGGGCAGTGA